From the Streptomyces nigrescens genome, one window contains:
- a CDS encoding tetratricopeptide repeat protein, with translation MTADRHGHLMSDTGAEALGPYEQALDDLLFFRPRVAESTQSVLAAAPRSVMGQTLAAYLGVLGTEEKDAVAARDSFARFRSGLDTAGLTPRERMHLAAATAWLDGDVHGAGRILGDLTIAYPRDVLALFAGHQHDFLTGDAARLRDRVGGALDAWDEDDPHQGPLLGMYAFGLEESGHYERAEEVGLAALARHPGDVWGIHSVVHTYEMRGRFTDGIRFLDARTDDWSQGSLLTVHNWWHYALYTLEAGDTARVLEIYDSALHHDGSAAVAMQLLDAAALLWRLYLAQDEQSARWARLADAWENRDDGPHYAFNDAHAVMAYVGSGRVAQAQRLVHDRERWVAAEPRGSNRAMTAEIGLPVCRALIAYGQHDYGRATDLLLPVRHRLHQFGGSHAQRDAIQRTLVEAALRAGRTELARTLLSERIQLRPICPYNWSAKARLEEQLGDPVGAAAARERAAAQRRSG, from the coding sequence ATGACAGCGGACCGCCACGGACATCTGATGAGTGACACCGGCGCCGAGGCCCTCGGCCCTTACGAACAGGCCCTGGACGACCTGCTGTTCTTCCGGCCCCGGGTCGCGGAGAGCACACAGTCGGTACTGGCCGCCGCGCCGCGCTCGGTGATGGGGCAGACGCTGGCCGCCTATCTGGGCGTACTGGGGACCGAGGAGAAGGACGCAGTCGCGGCACGCGACAGCTTTGCCCGCTTCCGCTCCGGACTGGACACGGCAGGGCTGACACCTCGGGAGCGGATGCATCTCGCGGCCGCCACGGCATGGCTGGACGGCGACGTGCACGGCGCCGGCCGGATCCTCGGCGACCTCACCATCGCCTATCCGCGCGATGTGCTGGCCCTCTTCGCAGGGCACCAGCACGACTTCCTCACCGGGGACGCCGCGCGCCTCCGCGACCGCGTCGGCGGCGCCCTGGACGCCTGGGACGAGGACGACCCCCACCAGGGGCCGCTGCTCGGCATGTACGCGTTCGGCCTGGAGGAGTCGGGCCATTACGAACGTGCCGAGGAGGTCGGCCTGGCGGCCCTCGCGCGGCATCCGGGCGATGTGTGGGGAATCCACAGCGTGGTGCACACCTACGAGATGCGGGGGCGCTTCACGGACGGGATCCGCTTTCTCGACGCCCGTACCGACGACTGGTCACAGGGCAGCCTGCTCACGGTCCACAACTGGTGGCACTACGCCCTCTACACACTGGAGGCCGGCGACACCGCCCGGGTACTGGAGATCTATGACTCCGCGCTCCACCACGACGGTTCGGCGGCTGTGGCAATGCAACTGCTCGACGCCGCGGCCCTGTTGTGGCGGCTGTACCTGGCACAGGACGAACAGAGCGCACGGTGGGCCCGGCTCGCCGACGCCTGGGAGAACCGCGACGACGGCCCGCACTACGCCTTCAACGACGCGCACGCGGTCATGGCGTATGTGGGGTCGGGGCGCGTCGCCCAGGCGCAGCGCCTCGTCCACGACCGGGAACGCTGGGTGGCGGCGGAGCCCCGCGGGTCGAACCGCGCCATGACGGCCGAGATCGGACTGCCCGTCTGCCGCGCCCTGATCGCCTACGGACAGCACGACTACGGCCGGGCCACCGATCTGCTGCTGCCCGTCCGCCACCGGCTGCACCAGTTCGGCGGCAGCCACGCCCAACGGGACGCCATCCAGCGGACCCTCGTCGAGGCGGCCCTCCGTGCCGGCCGCACCGAGCTGGCCCGGACCCTGCTCAGCGAACGTATCCAACTGCGCCCCATCTGCCCGTACAACTGGTCGGCCAAGGCCCGGCTGGAGGAGCAACTCGGCGACCCGGTAGGCGCCGCGGCCGCCCGCGAACGCGCCGCCGCACAGCGCCGGTCCGGGTGA
- a CDS encoding vanadium-dependent haloperoxidase, whose amino-acid sequence MDTSRSRRRAAVGAVTALLLLALTAVAGPTAAAESHSPPAADPAAIRDWNVIATDTISANLGPTRPSGQVVIWHGFVSAAVYNAVVGIQRTYAPYKWRARGPSTASPEAAAVTAAHRVLLTYFPASQAPLDAAYADSLAKIPDGRAKRQGVAFGERAADHLIELREDDGRFAPVEFTAAPAPGVWRPTPPAHLPFIDPWLATLRPLLLTSPAQFRPGPPPALSSARYAQDVNEVKVMGAKTGSARTAQQTETALFFGGNLAVQFQSAFRDHTARHHLDIADTARIFAAGNASATDAVVTAWDAKLHYGFWRPITAVQLADTDGNPATDADPQWQPLLVTPPHPDYLSGHTTVAGAVIRTLTGILGTTHIDLNVPSEITGTTRHYAEAGQFNEDMINARVWAGIHFRTADVVGCRAGTRIGVWALTHYFSPLRPAGRHAMPPAQQLCPPGSAS is encoded by the coding sequence ATGGATACTTCTCGTTCACGCAGACGCGCAGCCGTCGGCGCCGTCACCGCACTGCTGCTCCTCGCCCTCACGGCGGTGGCGGGCCCCACGGCCGCCGCCGAAAGCCACTCGCCGCCCGCGGCGGACCCCGCGGCGATCCGCGACTGGAACGTCATCGCCACCGACACCATCAGCGCCAACCTCGGCCCCACACGGCCCTCCGGACAGGTGGTCATCTGGCACGGATTCGTCTCGGCCGCCGTCTACAACGCCGTGGTCGGCATCCAGCGCACCTACGCCCCCTACAAGTGGCGGGCGCGCGGCCCCTCCACCGCCTCACCCGAGGCGGCGGCGGTCACCGCCGCACACCGTGTGCTGCTCACCTACTTCCCCGCCTCCCAGGCGCCGCTCGATGCCGCGTACGCCGATTCGCTCGCGAAGATCCCCGACGGCAGGGCGAAGCGGCAGGGCGTGGCCTTCGGGGAGCGTGCCGCCGACCACCTCATCGAACTGCGCGAAGACGACGGCCGGTTCGCACCGGTGGAGTTCACCGCCGCGCCCGCCCCCGGTGTCTGGCGGCCCACCCCGCCGGCCCATCTGCCCTTCATCGACCCCTGGCTCGCCACCCTCCGCCCCCTGCTGCTCACCTCCCCGGCCCAGTTCCGTCCCGGCCCGCCGCCCGCGCTGTCCTCGGCCCGCTACGCCCAGGACGTGAACGAGGTGAAGGTGATGGGGGCGAAGACCGGTTCGGCCCGCACCGCGCAGCAGACCGAGACCGCCCTGTTCTTCGGGGGCAATCTGGCGGTGCAGTTCCAGTCGGCGTTCCGGGACCACACCGCCCGGCACCACCTGGACATCGCCGATACGGCACGGATCTTCGCCGCGGGGAACGCCTCGGCAACCGACGCCGTCGTCACCGCATGGGACGCCAAACTCCACTACGGATTCTGGCGGCCGATCACCGCCGTCCAGCTGGCCGACACCGATGGCAACCCCGCGACCGACGCCGACCCGCAGTGGCAGCCGCTGCTCGTCACACCACCGCACCCCGACTACCTCAGCGGTCACACCACGGTCGCCGGCGCCGTGATCCGGACCCTGACCGGGATTCTCGGCACCACTCATATCGACCTCAACGTTCCCTCCGAGATCACCGGCACCACACGCCACTATGCGGAGGCCGGCCAGTTCAACGAGGACATGATCAACGCCCGCGTCTGGGCCGGAATCCACTTCCGGACGGCGGACGTCGTCGGATGCCGGGCCGGCACCCGTATCGGCGTCTGGGCGCTCACCCACTACTTCTCACCGCTGCGCCCGGCAGGCCGGCATGCCATGCCGCCGGCCCAGCAGTTGTGCCCGCCCGGCAGCGCGAGCTGA
- a CDS encoding MFS transporter: MWVTAATPPQRLGTAVGWYWFAFTGGLPTLGSLVASATIPLVGSYETLWLALGLVALGGLLALLLVREPTGRSGLAPLGGNPLTTLAGSVSIMRRRPRVAIGAAVRVVSTGSQFGFLVCLPFFFTETVGFSTSAWLRLLSVMFAANIFANLFFGAVGDRLGWQRTMTWFGAVACAVTCLALYYVPVVAGPHFAASAVAAALYGIALAGYVPISALIPALAPRHKGQAMSALNLGAGASTFAGPAIVAVALGPVGVQGIAWIFALLHLATAVAIRFLEPDPEFTAPATAPAVDDKGVPAGRH; this comes from the coding sequence GTGTGGGTCACCGCCGCGACCCCACCGCAGCGGCTGGGAACGGCGGTCGGGTGGTACTGGTTCGCCTTCACCGGCGGCCTGCCGACCCTCGGCTCCCTGGTGGCCAGCGCCACGATCCCGCTGGTCGGCTCCTACGAGACCTTGTGGCTCGCGCTCGGCCTGGTGGCGCTCGGCGGTCTGCTCGCCCTGCTGCTGGTGCGCGAGCCCACCGGCCGGTCCGGGCTCGCCCCGCTCGGCGGGAATCCGCTGACGACGCTGGCGGGCAGCGTCTCGATCATGCGGCGCCGCCCGCGCGTGGCCATCGGCGCCGCGGTGCGCGTCGTCAGCACCGGTTCACAGTTCGGCTTCCTGGTCTGTCTGCCGTTCTTCTTCACCGAGACGGTCGGCTTCAGCACCTCGGCCTGGCTGCGGCTGCTCAGCGTGATGTTCGCCGCGAACATCTTCGCCAACCTGTTCTTCGGCGCCGTGGGCGACCGGCTCGGATGGCAGCGCACCATGACCTGGTTCGGCGCCGTGGCCTGCGCGGTGACCTGTCTGGCGCTGTACTACGTCCCGGTCGTGGCCGGTCCGCACTTCGCCGCCTCCGCGGTCGCCGCCGCCCTCTACGGCATCGCCCTGGCCGGCTACGTACCGATCTCGGCTCTGATCCCCGCGCTGGCGCCTCGCCACAAGGGACAGGCCATGTCCGCACTCAATCTGGGAGCCGGAGCGAGCACCTTCGCCGGACCGGCCATCGTCGCCGTCGCCCTGGGACCGGTCGGGGTACAGGGCATCGCCTGGATCTTCGCGCTGCTGCATCTCGCCACCGCGGTCGCGATCCGCTTCCTCGAACCCGACCCGGAGTTCACCGCACCTGCCACCGCACCGGCCGTCGACGACAAGGGAGTTCCCGCCGGCCGTCACTGA
- a CDS encoding NAD(P)-dependent alcohol dehydrogenase, with protein MTATSGIPATMRAAVLHGPGKLSLEERPVPDPGPGEVLVRVEAVGTCGSDVHYYRHGRIGDFVVREPLVLGHEAAGTVVACGPGTDTRRIGRRVSIEPGTPCGSCGECRPGRYNLCPDMSFLATPPVDGAFCEYLAVHQDFAHEVPDSLTLEEAALLEPLSVAVWACRKAHVAPGDRVLITGAGPIGLVAAQTARAFGAREVMVTDVLPHRLALARATGVTALDVSATPLSEVGYTPTVLLECSGVAAVSGEAIRTVGRAGRVVLVGMGGDEIPLPLSRVQNYELELTGTFRYAHTWPTATALVASGAVRLDSLVSHGYGLAEAESALTVATHDATAVKAVIYPQR; from the coding sequence ATGACCGCCACATCCGGGATTCCCGCCACCATGCGCGCCGCTGTCCTGCACGGACCCGGGAAGCTGAGCCTTGAGGAACGTCCCGTCCCCGATCCCGGCCCGGGGGAGGTCCTGGTCCGCGTCGAGGCGGTCGGGACCTGCGGCTCGGATGTGCACTACTACCGGCACGGACGCATCGGCGACTTCGTCGTACGGGAGCCGCTCGTCCTCGGGCACGAGGCAGCCGGCACGGTCGTGGCCTGCGGCCCGGGCACCGACACCCGCCGGATCGGCCGGCGCGTCTCCATCGAGCCCGGCACCCCGTGCGGAAGCTGCGGTGAATGCCGCCCGGGCCGCTACAACCTGTGCCCGGACATGAGCTTCCTCGCCACCCCGCCGGTGGACGGCGCCTTCTGCGAATATCTGGCCGTGCACCAGGACTTCGCCCACGAGGTCCCCGACTCCCTGACCCTTGAGGAGGCCGCACTACTGGAGCCGCTGTCCGTGGCCGTCTGGGCCTGCCGCAAGGCCCATGTCGCCCCCGGCGACCGCGTCCTGATCACCGGCGCGGGGCCCATCGGCCTGGTCGCCGCCCAGACGGCACGGGCCTTCGGCGCACGCGAGGTCATGGTCACCGACGTCCTCCCGCACCGCCTCGCACTCGCCCGTGCCACCGGCGTCACCGCCCTGGACGTCTCGGCCACCCCGCTGAGCGAAGTCGGGTACACCCCCACCGTCCTCCTGGAGTGCTCCGGCGTCGCCGCGGTGAGCGGCGAGGCCATCCGTACGGTGGGCCGGGCCGGCCGGGTGGTCCTCGTCGGCATGGGCGGCGACGAGATCCCGCTCCCACTGAGCCGGGTTCAGAACTACGAACTGGAACTGACCGGCACCTTCCGCTACGCCCACACCTGGCCCACCGCAACGGCGCTGGTGGCGTCGGGTGCGGTCCGGCTCGACTCCCTGGTCTCGCACGGTTACGGTCTTGCCGAGGCCGAGAGCGCACTGACCGTCGCCACCCACGACGCGACCGCCGTGAAGGCCGTCATCTACCCGCAGCGGTAG
- a CDS encoding DeoR/GlpR family DNA-binding transcription regulator — translation MASTRSSLAEVDRRRQDVLTHVVEHGEVRIDDLARHFGVSLATMHRDLDQLAERRLLRKERGRAAPFPSLTMETATRFRIGVNHPVKEALCAAVADEIRPGSTVVLDDSTTVFPLADRIARTEAVTVVTNSLGVARLFDETPDTDVTLLGGRYRGEFGSCVGPDVLRGLGRIRADLAVMSAVSVLGGRLFHPIREYAEIKEAMLECAQRSLLLVDHSKFGKTATHAYGDIGHYDRVVTDRGTPAEELTALRRKGVTVDVAEV, via the coding sequence ATGGCTTCCACACGGTCGTCGCTGGCCGAGGTCGACCGGCGACGGCAGGACGTACTGACCCATGTCGTCGAGCACGGCGAAGTCCGCATCGACGATCTGGCCAGACACTTCGGGGTCAGCCTCGCGACCATGCACCGCGACCTGGACCAGCTCGCCGAACGCCGGCTGCTGCGCAAGGAACGCGGCCGGGCCGCGCCCTTCCCGAGCCTCACCATGGAGACCGCCACCCGCTTCCGCATCGGCGTGAACCACCCGGTGAAGGAGGCGCTGTGCGCCGCCGTCGCCGACGAGATCCGGCCCGGCAGCACCGTCGTGCTGGACGACTCGACCACGGTCTTCCCGCTCGCGGACCGGATCGCCCGGACCGAAGCGGTCACCGTGGTCACCAACTCCCTCGGTGTGGCCCGGCTGTTCGACGAGACGCCGGATACCGACGTCACACTCCTGGGCGGTCGCTACCGCGGCGAGTTCGGCTCCTGCGTCGGCCCCGACGTACTGCGCGGTCTCGGCCGGATCCGCGCCGACCTCGCGGTGATGTCGGCGGTGTCCGTGCTCGGCGGCCGCCTCTTCCACCCGATCCGCGAGTACGCCGAGATCAAGGAGGCCATGCTGGAGTGCGCGCAGCGGTCACTGCTGCTGGTGGACCACAGCAAGTTCGGCAAGACCGCCACCCACGCCTACGGCGACATCGGCCACTACGACCGGGTCGTCACCGACCGCGGTACACCGGCCGAGGAACTGACCGCACTGCGCCGCAAGGGCGTGACCGTCGACGTGGCCGAGGTCTGA
- a CDS encoding AMIN-like domain-containing (lipo)protein: protein MRRLGTAAAAFVLAGVGVAGTAGVAGAATGPEGKAAPATTCSTAWGSGTKSATDAYGGPLKNIRTGRNACYDRMVFDISGANGKVGYHVGYVDAFHQDGSGEKIPVNGGAILQVYVSAPSHDPATGKQTYAGTAGKPLPGVNLAGYRTFKDTKFGASFEGQTQVGLGVRAKLPFRVQQSGHELIVDVAHTW from the coding sequence ATGCGACGGTTGGGGACAGCGGCCGCGGCGTTCGTGCTGGCGGGCGTCGGGGTGGCGGGCACGGCCGGGGTGGCCGGCGCCGCGACCGGCCCGGAGGGTAAAGCCGCCCCGGCCACGACCTGTTCGACCGCCTGGGGCAGTGGCACCAAGTCGGCCACGGACGCGTACGGCGGGCCGCTGAAGAACATCAGGACCGGCCGGAACGCCTGCTACGACCGCATGGTCTTCGACATCAGCGGGGCGAACGGCAAGGTCGGCTACCACGTCGGGTATGTCGACGCGTTCCACCAGGACGGCTCGGGCGAGAAGATACCGGTCAACGGCGGCGCCATCCTGCAGGTCTATGTGTCCGCGCCCAGCCACGACCCGGCGACCGGCAAGCAGACCTACGCCGGGACGGCCGGCAAGCCGCTGCCGGGGGTGAACCTCGCCGGATACCGCACGTTCAAGGACACCAAGTTCGGGGCGAGCTTCGAGGGTCAGACCCAGGTCGGTCTGGGCGTACGCGCCAAGCTGCCGTTCCGGGTGCAGCAGTCCGGTCACGAGCTGATCGTGGACGTCGCACACACCTGGTGA
- a CDS encoding HelD family protein, translated as MSNKEWQHEQEFIDLLHDRLTELRDLAETAVHAAALPPEGNHAQMRLERNVLVAEQSGLLAAFNAGENGLCFGRLAFRDGRDHHIGRIGIRRDDADRTPLVIDWRAEVARPFYLATGHTPMGLRRRRHITTDGRRVTALHDEIMDLADALRTGHEGTDADAVLLAALDAARTGRMHDIVQTIQAEQDGIIRAPHHGILVVEGGPGTGKTVVALHRAAFLLYAHREQLARRAVLIVGPNPAFLSYIAEVLPSLGETGVLLASPGELFPGVTATGTDTPEAAEVKGGAAMADALASFVRDRQALPDPVIVIDHEDGELRLDADMAREARSRARETRLPHNLARPHFAFRVIDALTAQLVDRIGADPFGGPNFLGPDDIAQLGKEIATSAEVHHAIEELWPELTPEQLVADFLADPVHLPDAEADAIRRADGDWTPADVPLLDEAAELLGEDTSAARAAAEAERQERIDYAQGVLDLSYGSRTQEFEERDDEESEVLAAHDLVDAELLADRHEEADHRSAAERAAADRTWAFGHIIVDEAQELSAMMWRLLMRRCPTRSMTLVGDPAQTAEPGSCGSWEAILAPYVDDRWELVRLGVNYRTPTEIMEVAAQVPRSADPSFTPPRSIRSTGVRPWAHRTDDLARVVAEAVAQESHQDGRLAVIAPSAHHEALAAALPDVSAGTAPDLTGAVVLLGPRQAKGLEFDSVIVVEPAELGASDLYVALTRATQRLGVIHTGPLPAGLEMEPRPDAAPASR; from the coding sequence TTGTCAAACAAGGAATGGCAACACGAGCAGGAATTCATCGATCTGCTCCATGACCGCCTCACCGAACTGCGGGACCTGGCCGAGACGGCGGTGCACGCCGCCGCCCTGCCGCCCGAGGGCAACCACGCCCAGATGCGGCTGGAGCGCAATGTGCTGGTGGCCGAACAGTCCGGCCTGCTGGCCGCCTTCAACGCCGGGGAAAACGGTCTGTGTTTCGGTCGGCTGGCATTCCGCGACGGCCGCGATCACCACATCGGCCGGATCGGTATCCGGCGCGACGATGCGGACCGTACCCCGCTCGTCATCGACTGGCGGGCCGAGGTCGCCCGCCCGTTTTACCTCGCCACCGGGCACACCCCGATGGGATTGCGCCGCAGGCGGCACATCACGACCGACGGCAGACGGGTCACCGCCCTGCACGACGAGATCATGGACCTCGCCGACGCCCTACGGACCGGACACGAGGGCACCGACGCGGACGCCGTATTGCTGGCCGCACTGGACGCGGCGCGCACCGGACGGATGCACGACATCGTGCAGACCATCCAGGCCGAGCAGGACGGCATCATCCGCGCCCCGCACCACGGCATCCTCGTCGTGGAGGGCGGCCCCGGCACCGGAAAGACCGTCGTCGCACTGCACCGCGCCGCCTTTCTGCTCTATGCGCACCGGGAACAGCTGGCCCGCCGTGCCGTGCTGATCGTCGGGCCGAACCCGGCGTTCCTCAGCTATATCGCGGAGGTGTTGCCCTCGCTCGGCGAGACGGGTGTGCTGCTCGCCTCGCCCGGCGAACTCTTTCCGGGCGTGACCGCGACCGGGACCGACACCCCCGAAGCCGCCGAGGTCAAGGGCGGTGCGGCGATGGCCGACGCGCTCGCGTCCTTCGTCCGGGACCGGCAGGCCCTGCCCGACCCCGTGATCGTGATCGACCACGAGGACGGCGAACTGCGGCTGGACGCGGACATGGCGCGGGAGGCGCGGAGCCGGGCACGGGAGACCAGGCTGCCGCACAACCTCGCCCGCCCCCACTTCGCCTTCCGCGTCATCGACGCGCTCACCGCGCAACTGGTCGACCGGATCGGCGCGGACCCCTTCGGCGGTCCGAATTTCCTCGGCCCGGACGACATCGCCCAGCTGGGCAAGGAGATCGCCACCAGCGCCGAAGTGCACCACGCCATCGAGGAGTTGTGGCCCGAGCTCACCCCTGAACAGCTGGTCGCCGACTTCCTTGCCGATCCCGTCCACCTCCCGGACGCCGAGGCGGACGCGATCCGGCGGGCGGACGGCGACTGGACCCCCGCGGACGTTCCGCTGCTGGACGAGGCGGCCGAACTCCTCGGCGAGGACACCTCGGCGGCCCGCGCCGCCGCCGAGGCGGAGCGCCAGGAACGGATCGACTACGCCCAGGGCGTGCTCGACCTCTCCTACGGCTCCCGCACCCAGGAGTTCGAGGAACGCGACGACGAGGAGTCGGAGGTGCTGGCCGCGCACGACCTGGTGGACGCGGAACTGCTCGCCGACCGGCACGAGGAGGCCGACCACCGCAGCGCCGCCGAACGCGCCGCGGCCGACCGGACCTGGGCGTTCGGCCACATCATCGTGGACGAGGCACAAGAGCTGTCCGCCATGATGTGGCGGTTGCTGATGCGCCGTTGCCCCACCCGTTCGATGACGTTGGTCGGCGACCCGGCGCAGACCGCCGAGCCCGGCAGCTGCGGCTCATGGGAGGCGATCCTCGCGCCGTACGTGGACGACCGCTGGGAACTCGTCAGGCTCGGCGTCAACTACCGTACGCCGACCGAGATCATGGAGGTCGCGGCGCAGGTACCCCGGTCCGCGGATCCGTCCTTCACACCGCCGCGTTCGATCCGCTCGACCGGTGTACGCCCCTGGGCGCACCGTACGGACGACCTCGCGCGCGTGGTCGCCGAGGCGGTCGCACAGGAGAGCCACCAGGACGGCCGGCTCGCGGTGATCGCCCCGTCCGCCCATCACGAGGCCCTGGCCGCCGCTCTCCCGGACGTCTCCGCCGGAACCGCACCGGATCTGACCGGTGCGGTGGTGCTGCTCGGCCCGCGGCAGGCCAAGGGCCTGGAATTCGACTCCGTGATCGTGGTGGAACCGGCGGAGCTCGGTGCGAGCGATCTGTACGTCGCGCTCACCCGGGCGACACAACGGCTGGGCGTGATCCACACCGGGCCACTGCCGGCCGGACTGGAGATGGAGCCGAGGCCGGACGCCGCCCCCGCGAGCCGGTGA
- a CDS encoding GNAT family N-acetyltransferase, which translates to MSELRTERLLLREWRESDLGPWTAMNADPEVRAHFPEVLTPEQSAASVAGFQADLTHRGWGWWALEVRATGEFIGFTGLDPVDEHMPFTGVEAGWRLARSAWGNGYATEAGEAALSFGFTTLGLPEILAVTMATNLPSQAVMRRLGMTRDPADDFDDPDVSDGPLRRSVLYRISAGAWRAAERE; encoded by the coding sequence ATGTCCGAACTGCGCACCGAGCGCCTGCTGCTCCGCGAATGGCGGGAGTCCGACCTCGGCCCCTGGACCGCGATGAATGCCGATCCCGAGGTCCGGGCGCACTTCCCGGAGGTGCTCACACCTGAGCAGAGCGCGGCATCCGTCGCCGGTTTCCAGGCCGATCTCACTCACCGCGGCTGGGGATGGTGGGCGCTCGAAGTGCGCGCCACCGGGGAGTTCATCGGGTTCACCGGTCTGGACCCGGTGGATGAGCACATGCCGTTCACCGGAGTGGAGGCCGGCTGGCGGCTGGCCCGTTCGGCCTGGGGGAACGGCTACGCCACCGAGGCCGGCGAGGCCGCCCTGTCCTTCGGCTTCACCACTCTCGGCCTGCCGGAGATCCTTGCGGTGACGATGGCCACCAACCTCCCCTCACAGGCGGTGATGCGCCGCCTCGGCATGACACGCGACCCCGCCGACGACTTCGACGATCCCGACGTGTCCGATGGCCCGCTGCGCCGGAGTGTGCTGTACCGGATCTCCGCCGGAGCATGGCGGGCCGCCGAACGAGAGTGA